The Streptomyces luteogriseus genome includes a window with the following:
- the grpE gene encoding nucleotide exchange factor GrpE, with amino-acid sequence MTEETPGFDEQQPDVPSGATSDDAEPKAASPSAEEGAAPAGDTGQDVALVAQLDQARTALSERTADLQRLQAEFQNYRRRVERDRIAVKEIAIANLLTELLPVLDDIGRAREHGELVGGFKSVAESLESTAAKMGLQQFGKEGEPFDPTIHEALMHSYAPDVTETTCVAILQPGYRIGERTIRPARVAVAEPQPGAQTVKADESADADDKESGGPDEG; translated from the coding sequence TCGACGAGCAGCAGCCCGACGTCCCTTCCGGCGCCACCTCCGACGACGCCGAGCCGAAGGCCGCCTCCCCCTCCGCTGAGGAGGGGGCGGCCCCGGCCGGGGACACGGGCCAGGACGTGGCCCTGGTGGCCCAGCTGGACCAGGCCCGCACCGCGCTCAGTGAGCGCACGGCGGACCTCCAGCGCCTCCAGGCCGAGTTCCAGAACTACCGCCGCCGGGTCGAGCGCGACCGGATCGCGGTCAAGGAGATCGCCATCGCGAACCTCCTGACCGAGCTCCTGCCCGTGCTCGACGACATCGGCCGCGCGCGTGAACACGGCGAACTGGTCGGCGGCTTCAAGTCCGTCGCCGAGTCGCTGGAGAGCACGGCGGCGAAGATGGGCCTGCAGCAGTTCGGCAAGGAGGGCGAGCCCTTCGACCCGACGATCCACGAAGCCCTGATGCACAGCTACGCACCGGACGTCACCGAGACGACCTGCGTCGCGATCCTGCAGCCCGGGTACCGGATCGGCGAGCGCACCATCCGCCCCGCGCGGGTGGCCGTGGCCGAACCCCAGCCGGGGGCGCAGACGGTCAAGGCGGACGAGTCCGCCGACGCCGACGACAAGGAGAGCGGTGGCCCGGACGAGGGCTGA